The Virgibacillus dokdonensis genome includes a window with the following:
- the xseA gene encoding exodeoxyribonuclease VII large subunit, giving the protein MKDNYLTVTALTRYIKRKMDVDPHLRQVWLRGEISNFKHHSRGHMYLTIKDDRSRIQAVMFAGNNRSLKFQPENGMNVLIKGEISVFEAYGQYQLYIQQMEPDGIGALYVAFEQLKEKLEKQGYFDHYVKKNIPPLPKNIGIITSPTGAAVRDIITTIKRRYPIVELTVIPALVQGEAAARSIKQAIEIANQKGDFDLLIVGRGGGSIEELWSFNEEIVAKAIFHSNIPIISAVGHETDTTISDFVADLRAPTPTAAAEIAVPSSQDLKDKIATLKRMATKDMQEKWKQQQKHLFRLKQSYAFRYPYQLLKQKEQELDGKIEQLQKAMLHTKEASNKSYEHLWARFTVQHPGKQVERGKQQLQQLVKQQYMVMKQLHTDKVKKLHNEMDKLSLLNPLAIMKRGFSIPYTSAGQIIKSVHAVEREDAISLRLADGLLKCKVIETKEESQND; this is encoded by the coding sequence GTGAAGGATAATTATCTAACTGTTACGGCATTAACTAGATATATTAAACGCAAGATGGATGTGGATCCTCATTTACGCCAAGTATGGCTTCGAGGTGAGATTTCGAACTTTAAACATCATTCTAGAGGACATATGTATTTAACAATTAAAGATGATCGATCACGAATTCAAGCAGTAATGTTTGCAGGCAATAATCGCTCGTTAAAATTCCAACCTGAAAATGGAATGAATGTTTTAATTAAGGGAGAAATTAGTGTTTTTGAAGCATATGGGCAATATCAACTATATATTCAACAAATGGAACCAGACGGCATTGGCGCGCTGTATGTTGCTTTTGAGCAATTAAAAGAGAAGTTGGAGAAACAAGGATACTTTGATCATTATGTCAAAAAAAATATCCCGCCATTACCAAAAAATATTGGTATTATTACGTCGCCAACAGGAGCAGCTGTAAGGGATATTATTACAACCATTAAACGACGCTATCCTATTGTTGAGTTAACGGTCATTCCAGCATTAGTTCAAGGAGAAGCAGCTGCTCGATCCATTAAACAGGCCATTGAAATTGCCAATCAAAAGGGAGACTTTGACCTGTTAATTGTTGGAAGAGGCGGCGGATCGATTGAAGAGCTTTGGAGTTTTAATGAAGAAATAGTGGCGAAAGCTATTTTTCATTCTAACATTCCTATCATTTCTGCGGTTGGGCACGAGACGGATACGACAATAAGTGATTTTGTAGCTGATTTACGAGCCCCAACCCCTACGGCTGCTGCAGAAATTGCTGTACCGTCGAGTCAAGATCTTAAAGATAAGATTGCTACACTAAAACGCATGGCGACGAAAGATATGCAAGAAAAATGGAAACAACAGCAAAAACACCTTTTTAGACTTAAACAGTCATATGCTTTTCGCTACCCTTATCAGTTGCTGAAACAAAAAGAACAAGAATTAGATGGGAAAATAGAGCAATTACAAAAAGCGATGTTACATACGAAGGAAGCAAGTAATAAGTCCTACGAGCACTTATGGGCTCGGTTCACCGTTCAACATCCTGGAAAACAAGTAGAAAGAGGAAAACAACAGCTTCAACAATTAGTGAAACAACAATATATGGTGATGAAACAACTACATACAGACAAGGTAAAAAAACTTCATAATGAAATGGATAAATTAAGCTTGCTTAATCCATTAGCAATAATGAAGAGGGGATTTTCTATTCCTTATACAAGTGCAGGACAGATTATTAAGTCTGTGCATGCTGTTGAACGGGAGGATGCGATTTCTTTACGTTTAGCAGATGGACTTTTAAAGTGTAAAGTTATAGAAACAAAGGAGGAGAGTCAAAATGACTGA
- the ahrC gene encoding transcriptional regulator AhrC/ArgR gives MSKIQRHIKIRELITDNEIETQDELVDRLKNLGYNVTQATVSRDIKELHLVKVATANGTYKYSLPADQRFNPLDKLKRLVMDAFVKIDYASHFIVLKTLPGNAHAVGALIDQLDWEEIMGTICGDDTCLIICRTEADALTIKERFIEML, from the coding sequence ATGAGCAAAATACAACGACATATAAAGATAAGGGAATTAATTACGGATAATGAAATTGAAACGCAAGATGAACTTGTAGATCGATTAAAAAACTTAGGCTATAATGTAACACAAGCAACGGTTTCCAGAGATATTAAAGAATTACACTTGGTAAAAGTAGCAACAGCAAATGGAACATATAAATACAGTTTGCCTGCAGACCAACGCTTTAATCCATTAGATAAATTAAAGCGTTTAGTCATGGACGCATTTGTTAAAATTGATTATGCAAGCCATTTTATCGTACTCAAAACACTCCCGGGAAATGCTCACGCTGTTGGTGCTTTAATTGACCAGCTGGATTGGGAAGAAATAATGGGGACTATTTGTGGTGATGATACTTGTTTAATTATATGCAGAACAGAGGCAGACGCTTTAACGATAAAAGAACGTTTTATCGAGATGTTGTAA
- a CDS encoding polyprenyl synthetase family protein, which produces MERKMEMYLEEKKQFIDSALKKYMQALQVPPALKQSMTYSVEAGGKRLRPILLLASYEAFQKDITVALSSAAALEMIHTYSLIHDDLPAMDDDDYRRGKLTNHKAFSEATAVLAGDALLTYSFEIISKDDKLTAAQKAELIALLAEASGPKGMVAGQILDMEAEDRAITLQELERVHTLKTGELLRYAVHAGAYLGGATEKQLHELQLFASYLGLIFQVQDDILDVTGDEVKLGKPVGSDALNLKSTYPKLLGINGAIEKKEQYLLKAKESLQAAGVENSNLMDLAIYFGQRDY; this is translated from the coding sequence GTGGAACGAAAAATGGAGATGTATTTAGAGGAAAAAAAACAATTCATAGACAGTGCTTTAAAAAAGTATATGCAAGCTTTACAAGTTCCTCCTGCATTAAAGCAGTCAATGACTTATTCAGTAGAAGCTGGCGGTAAACGATTAAGACCAATATTATTACTTGCAAGCTATGAAGCGTTTCAAAAGGATATAACTGTAGCTTTAAGTTCCGCTGCAGCACTGGAAATGATTCATACTTATTCATTAATTCATGACGATTTACCCGCAATGGATGATGATGATTATCGTAGAGGTAAACTAACCAATCATAAAGCTTTTAGTGAAGCTACAGCTGTATTAGCTGGAGATGCTTTGTTGACTTACAGCTTTGAAATAATAAGTAAAGATGACAAACTTACAGCTGCCCAAAAAGCAGAATTAATAGCGCTATTAGCTGAAGCAAGTGGCCCAAAAGGGATGGTCGCTGGACAGATTTTAGATATGGAAGCAGAAGATCGAGCGATTACTTTACAAGAGCTTGAACGTGTACATACTTTAAAAACAGGTGAGTTACTTCGCTACGCTGTCCATGCAGGAGCATACCTAGGAGGGGCTACAGAGAAGCAATTGCACGAATTACAACTTTTTGCTTCTTATTTAGGACTTATTTTTCAAGTTCAAGATGATATATTGGATGTTACTGGTGATGAAGTAAAGCTAGGTAAACCGGTAGGTAGTGATGCGCTTAATTTAAAGAGTACGTATCCAAAATTGCTTGGTATAAATGGTGCTATTGAGAAAAAAGAACAATATCTTCTTAAAGCAAAAGAATCTCTGCAAGCTGCAGGCGTAGAAAATTCTAATCTGATGGATTTAGCCATTTATTTTGGCCAAAGAGATTATTAA
- the recN gene encoding DNA repair protein RecN, with the protein MLTELSIQDFAIINKLSVTFNEGLTVLTGETGAGKSIIIDAVQLLAGGRGSVEFVRHGAKKADIEGLFIIDHDSHPVYTICEQYGIESEDQQLVLRRTITANGKSICRVNSKLVTLAVLREFGRTLIDIHSQHETQSLMNPEHHLDLLDLYQPELINKAKKEYLKLYDQLSKLKNRYRKLSENEQETAQRLDLLQFQLRELEEAQLQPNEDKQLEEERNTLANFERIYSSLQLAYNSLYGEQKGLDWVNQAQIALQDNSNYDASLAQKAEDIANYYYGLEELTYDLGNQIETLQFDPERLNEIEARLNEINRLKRKYGPTVSDMLTYMAKIEEEVEEISNKDSHISKLEQQIKEKAKDAFLEAQELRDIRIKAAEALTKEIHEELKDLYLGKTEFKVDFAKNIEPQKELDKHLHKNGMDDVTFLISTNPGEPPKPLNKVASGGELSRIMLSLKKIFARHQGVTSVIFDEVDTGVSGRVAQAIAEKIYHISQKSQVLCITHLPQVAAMADTHKLIEKEVMNQRTSTTVHELSQKLQINELARMITGTKLTDTAVDHAREMLEMAIQFKGKEHNL; encoded by the coding sequence GTGCTTACGGAATTGTCCATTCAGGATTTTGCGATAATCAACAAGCTTTCCGTTACTTTTAATGAAGGATTAACCGTTTTAACAGGTGAAACGGGAGCTGGTAAATCAATTATTATTGATGCGGTTCAATTGCTCGCTGGAGGTAGAGGTTCTGTTGAATTTGTCCGTCATGGTGCTAAAAAGGCAGATATTGAAGGTTTATTTATTATTGATCATGATTCACATCCTGTGTATACTATTTGCGAGCAGTATGGCATTGAAAGTGAAGACCAGCAACTTGTACTTAGACGTACCATAACAGCAAATGGGAAAAGTATTTGTCGTGTTAATAGCAAATTAGTAACTTTAGCTGTCCTACGCGAATTTGGAAGGACATTAATTGATATTCATAGTCAGCACGAAACACAGTCCCTTATGAATCCTGAGCATCATTTAGATTTGTTGGATTTATACCAGCCTGAATTAATTAATAAGGCGAAAAAAGAATACTTGAAATTATATGACCAATTATCTAAATTAAAAAATCGTTATCGTAAATTGAGTGAAAATGAACAAGAAACAGCTCAACGATTAGATTTGTTGCAATTCCAGTTGCGGGAATTAGAAGAAGCCCAATTACAACCTAATGAAGACAAGCAATTGGAAGAAGAAAGGAATACTTTAGCTAATTTTGAGCGTATTTATTCATCCTTACAACTTGCTTACAATTCTCTTTATGGCGAACAGAAAGGGCTTGATTGGGTCAATCAGGCGCAAATAGCGTTGCAAGATAATAGTAACTATGACGCTTCCCTAGCACAAAAAGCAGAAGATATTGCAAATTATTACTATGGGTTAGAAGAATTGACCTATGACTTAGGAAATCAAATTGAAACGTTGCAATTTGACCCAGAACGCCTAAATGAAATTGAAGCTCGTTTAAACGAAATTAATCGGTTAAAAAGAAAATATGGTCCTACTGTTTCGGATATGTTAACTTATATGGCAAAGATAGAAGAAGAAGTAGAAGAAATAAGCAATAAAGATTCTCATATATCCAAACTCGAACAACAAATAAAAGAAAAAGCCAAGGATGCTTTTTTGGAAGCTCAAGAATTGCGTGATATCCGAATAAAAGCTGCAGAGGCTTTGACAAAGGAAATTCATGAAGAATTAAAAGACCTTTACTTAGGAAAGACGGAATTTAAGGTCGATTTTGCTAAGAATATCGAACCACAAAAAGAACTAGATAAGCATTTGCATAAAAATGGAATGGATGATGTGACATTTTTGATCTCCACAAATCCAGGTGAACCTCCTAAACCCTTAAATAAAGTAGCTTCTGGAGGAGAGCTATCTAGGATTATGTTAAGTTTGAAGAAAATATTTGCAAGACATCAAGGTGTTACAAGTGTCATTTTTGATGAAGTAGATACTGGAGTAAGTGGTAGAGTGGCGCAAGCGATTGCTGAAAAGATATATCACATCTCACAGAAGTCACAAGTTTTATGCATTACACATCTTCCGCAAGTGGCGGCTATGGCTGATACACATAAATTAATTGAAAAAGAAGTAATGAATCAACGGACATCTACAACTGTCCATGAATTAAGCCAAAAATTGCAAATCAATGAACTTGCTCGAATGATTACAGGAACAAAGCTTACAGATACAGCGGTGGATCATGCTAGAGAAATGTTAGAAATGGCGATCCAATTTAAAGGAAAAGAGCATAATTTATAG
- the folD gene encoding bifunctional methylenetetrahydrofolate dehydrogenase/methenyltetrahydrofolate cyclohydrolase FolD — MSAEIINGKNLSLALKEEMKKEVDALKIDGIHPQLTVILVGDHPASRSYVNGKEKACGETGIGSHIIELPKTVSESDLLKGIHRLNDDANVHGILVQLPLPVHINEQKVIETISPEKDVDGFHPINIGRMMTGMDTYLSCTPYGIITMLRSKNISIAGKHAVVIGRSNIVGKPVAQLLINENATVTTCHSKTENLKQFTRIADILVVAVGKANIIDASYVKEGATVIDVGMNRLENGKLTGDVDFDSVQEKASFITPVPRGVGPMTITMLLKNTIKAARRLENREG; from the coding sequence TTGTCTGCAGAAATTATTAACGGGAAAAATTTGTCATTAGCTTTAAAGGAAGAAATGAAAAAGGAAGTAGATGCGTTGAAGATAGATGGTATTCATCCTCAACTCACTGTTATCCTTGTTGGAGATCACCCTGCATCTAGATCCTATGTGAATGGAAAGGAAAAAGCTTGTGGTGAAACGGGAATAGGCTCACATATTATTGAATTACCAAAAACAGTTAGCGAATCAGATCTTTTGAAGGGAATACATAGGCTAAACGATGATGCAAATGTACATGGGATACTTGTTCAGTTACCATTACCGGTTCATATCAATGAACAAAAGGTGATTGAAACTATATCTCCTGAAAAAGATGTAGATGGCTTTCATCCAATTAACATTGGTAGAATGATGACAGGAATGGATACATATTTGTCATGTACACCATACGGAATTATAACGATGCTTCGCTCAAAAAATATTTCTATAGCAGGAAAACACGCGGTTGTTATAGGAAGGAGTAATATTGTTGGAAAGCCAGTGGCACAACTGTTGATAAACGAAAACGCCACAGTAACTACTTGTCATTCTAAAACAGAAAACCTGAAGCAATTTACACGAATCGCTGATATCCTTGTTGTTGCTGTAGGAAAAGCGAATATTATTGATGCTAGTTATGTTAAAGAAGGGGCTACCGTGATTGATGTAGGGATGAATCGTTTAGAGAACGGAAAATTAACCGGTGATGTAGATTTTGACTCTGTACAAGAAAAGGCATCATTTATAACTCCTGTTCCTCGTGGAGTAGGTCCTATGACGATCACTATGCTTTTAAAGAACACGATTAAAGCAGCAAGAAGGTTGGAGAACCGTGAAGGATAA
- a CDS encoding exodeoxyribonuclease VII small subunit, which yields MTEEELSFEEAMQQLEEVVEKLETGDVPLEKAISYYQDGMKLSKLCTDKLNQVEEKMTKIMNEQGELEGFPLQEEE from the coding sequence ATGACTGAGGAAGAATTATCATTTGAAGAAGCGATGCAACAGTTAGAGGAAGTTGTAGAAAAGCTGGAAACAGGAGACGTTCCATTAGAAAAGGCAATCAGCTACTATCAAGATGGCATGAAGCTGTCGAAACTTTGTACGGATAAGTTAAACCAAGTAGAAGAAAAAATGACCAAAATTATGAACGAACAGGGAGAATTAGAAGGATTCCCACTTCAGGAGGAAGAATAA
- a CDS encoding TlyA family RNA methyltransferase yields the protein MSKKRLDVLLVEKSLAATREKAKRLIMAGLVFADQQRLDKPGMQVDESINLTVKGKLLPYVGRGGLKLEKALKTFSLTVTDKIVMDIGSSTGGFTDCALQNGASLCYAIDVGYNQLDWKLRNDDRVIVMERTNFRYVTVGMLENGQPNFASIDVSFISLRLLLPVLKHLLENNSDVVALVKPQFEAGKEQVGKKGVVRDSRVHQAVLRQIIDFAAQEKFQILDLTFSPITGGDGNIEFLLHLGWEKHKPATKDFSDHEIESLVSEAHEALARKKQNNK from the coding sequence ATGAGTAAAAAAAGACTTGATGTGTTATTAGTAGAAAAATCACTTGCCGCTACAAGGGAAAAAGCAAAGCGTTTAATTATGGCTGGTCTCGTGTTTGCTGATCAACAAAGATTAGACAAGCCAGGAATGCAAGTAGATGAATCAATAAATTTGACGGTAAAAGGAAAATTATTACCTTATGTTGGACGTGGAGGTTTAAAGCTCGAAAAAGCGCTAAAGACTTTTTCACTTACAGTAACGGATAAAATTGTAATGGACATAGGTTCATCTACTGGTGGCTTTACAGATTGTGCATTGCAGAATGGTGCATCCTTATGTTATGCCATTGATGTTGGTTATAATCAGCTTGATTGGAAACTGAGAAATGATGACCGAGTTATTGTAATGGAACGAACGAATTTTCGTTATGTTACGGTGGGCATGCTGGAAAACGGTCAACCAAATTTTGCTTCTATTGATGTTTCGTTTATTTCACTACGCTTACTTTTGCCAGTCTTAAAGCATTTATTGGAAAATAACAGTGATGTTGTAGCACTAGTTAAACCACAATTTGAAGCAGGAAAAGAACAAGTAGGCAAAAAAGGAGTTGTTCGAGACAGCCGTGTGCACCAAGCTGTTTTGAGACAGATTATTGACTTTGCAGCGCAAGAAAAATTTCAGATATTAGATTTAACTTTTTCTCCTATAACTGGAGGAGATGGAAATATTGAGTTTTTGTTGCATTTAGGCTGGGAAAAACATAAACCAGCGACTAAAGATTTTTCTGATCACGAAATTGAAAGCTTAGTCTCTGAAGCACATGAAGCATTAGCTCGAAAAAAACAAAACAATAAGTAA
- the spoIVB gene encoding SpoIVB peptidase: MNLRTKHNKILRFGICFMTMLALLALPVITSLFKAESRITQAATTATSMSPEDTSTLHQFTGLPIQQTKAQSKEEIKIIPGGQSIGVQLQTKGVLVVGHHLVKGKTGRVSPGEKADIQVGDVILEIDGKEVKKMKDVKPFVKQAGQSKNVLDIKLKRGKKTISTELEPALDEKENNYQIGLYIRDSAAGIGTMTFYDPNSKKYGALGHVISDMDTQKPIEINNGSIVRSSVTSIEKGNNGIPGEKQATFSAAEDKIGSITKNTAFGIFGKLNQNLEELKKPLPVALPNEVKEGPAKILTVLAGEEIKEYDVEVVSSVPQKNAATKGMVIQIKDKELLNKTGGIVQGMSGSPIIQNGKIIGAVTHVFVNDPTSGYGVHIKFMLEEAGINTATSSPKKVS, translated from the coding sequence ATGAATTTGCGAACAAAGCACAACAAAATATTACGTTTCGGTATATGCTTTATGACAATGCTTGCCTTACTTGCGCTTCCTGTTATTACAAGCCTATTTAAAGCGGAAAGTCGAATTACACAAGCAGCTACTACAGCAACTAGCATGAGTCCAGAAGATACTTCTACACTTCATCAATTTACTGGATTACCTATTCAACAAACAAAAGCACAATCAAAGGAAGAAATAAAAATTATACCCGGTGGACAATCCATTGGGGTTCAGTTACAAACCAAGGGTGTACTCGTTGTTGGTCATCATTTAGTAAAGGGAAAAACGGGCAGAGTTTCACCTGGGGAAAAAGCAGATATTCAAGTCGGCGATGTTATTTTAGAAATTGATGGAAAAGAAGTTAAAAAGATGAAAGATGTAAAACCGTTTGTAAAACAAGCCGGACAATCAAAAAATGTGTTGGATATAAAATTAAAGCGAGGAAAGAAAACAATTTCTACCGAATTAGAGCCAGCTTTGGATGAAAAAGAAAATAATTATCAAATCGGATTATATATAAGAGACTCTGCTGCAGGAATAGGCACGATGACCTTTTATGATCCAAATTCCAAGAAATATGGAGCTTTAGGTCACGTCATTTCCGACATGGATACCCAAAAGCCTATAGAAATTAATAATGGCTCTATCGTACGATCTTCTGTGACCTCCATTGAAAAAGGAAATAATGGTATACCAGGAGAAAAACAAGCAACTTTTTCAGCAGCTGAAGATAAAATTGGATCTATTACAAAAAATACCGCATTTGGTATTTTTGGAAAGTTAAATCAAAATTTAGAGGAACTAAAAAAACCATTACCTGTAGCTCTACCTAACGAGGTGAAAGAAGGACCTGCAAAAATTTTGACAGTACTTGCCGGTGAGGAGATAAAAGAATACGATGTCGAAGTTGTTAGCAGTGTACCTCAGAAAAATGCAGCAACAAAAGGAATGGTTATTCAAATAAAAGATAAGGAATTGCTCAATAAAACAGGAGGAATTGTACAAGGGATGAGTGGAAGTCCTATTATACAAAATGGAAAAATTATTGGGGCGGTCACTCACGTATTTGTAAATGATCCTACATCAGGGTATGGCGTCCACATTAAGTTTATGCTAGAGGAAGCTGGTATTAATACAGCTACTTCATCACCAAAAAAAGTAAGTTAA
- a CDS encoding DUF2627 domain-containing protein, with protein MIRIIAILIMFIPGLIAAIGIKLMRDTLFATFYPIFLHSSIQFIIGLILFLAGLAFIGGFIIHRDRKRQKNQQQKRNCYTNGD; from the coding sequence ATGATCCGAATCATAGCCATACTTATTATGTTTATCCCGGGTTTAATAGCTGCTATTGGCATTAAGTTAATGAGAGACACATTATTTGCTACTTTCTATCCAATATTTTTACATAGTAGTATTCAGTTCATTATTGGGCTTATACTATTCTTGGCTGGACTTGCTTTCATAGGTGGTTTCATTATACACCGTGATCGAAAACGACAAAAAAATCAGCAACAAAAAAGGAATTGTTATACAAATGGGGACTAA
- the spo0A gene encoding sporulation transcription factor Spo0A, translating into MEKIEICLVDDNRELIKLMEDYFEEQSDIEVIGTAFNGRDCLTMLDDLEPDVLILDIIMPHVDGLAVLNTLRSSKENPPHVIMLTAFGQEEVMKKAVDLGAAYFILKPFDLDNLAEQIRQVQGSSSYSVGVSKVQRKERKKQDLEASITNIIHEIGVPAHIKGYMYLREAITMVFNDIELLGSITKVLYPDIAKKYNTTASRVERAIRHAIEVAWSRGNIDSISALFGYTISISKAKPTNSEFIAMVADHLRLEHKAS; encoded by the coding sequence GTGGAAAAGATTGAAATTTGTTTAGTAGATGATAATCGGGAATTGATTAAGCTTATGGAAGATTATTTTGAAGAACAATCGGATATTGAAGTTATTGGTACGGCGTTTAATGGAAGAGATTGCTTGACCATGCTGGATGATTTAGAACCAGATGTCTTAATTCTAGATATCATTATGCCACATGTGGATGGGCTTGCTGTTCTAAATACACTACGTTCTTCGAAAGAGAATCCTCCACACGTCATTATGCTTACAGCTTTTGGGCAAGAAGAAGTGATGAAAAAAGCAGTAGATCTAGGTGCCGCTTATTTTATTTTGAAGCCTTTTGATTTAGATAACTTAGCTGAGCAAATAAGGCAAGTACAGGGCAGTTCCTCTTACTCTGTTGGTGTTTCAAAAGTTCAGCGAAAAGAAAGGAAAAAACAAGATTTAGAAGCAAGTATCACCAACATTATTCATGAAATAGGAGTTCCTGCGCATATTAAAGGTTATATGTATTTACGAGAAGCCATTACGATGGTATTTAATGATATTGAGCTGCTTGGTTCTATCACAAAGGTTTTATATCCAGATATAGCTAAGAAATACAATACTACTGCTTCACGTGTTGAACGTGCCATTCGTCATGCTATTGAAGTAGCGTGGAGTAGAGGGAATATTGATTCTATTTCTGCTTTATTTGGATATACAATCAGCATTTCAAAAGCAAAACCAACAAATTCAGAATTCATTGCGATGGTGGCTGACCATTTACGGTTAGAGCATAAAGCGAGTTGA
- a CDS encoding aspartate kinase, whose translation MKVAKFGGSSVASAEQIKKVANIIKKDLQKKFIVVSAPGKQHKSDQKMTDMFIQLWKASQQETSLEPYIDPIIKRFTEIVEQLGLSFIIVGEIKESINKLLHMEEAPISKLDALKAIGEDSSAKILSAYLTSIGLEARYVNPREAGIMVSDEPGNGKILPESFEMIYNLRSTKGISVIPGFFGYTNAGKLITFSRGGSDITGSIIAAGVKADLYENYTDVDSVYAVNPSIVDNPKKITTLTYKEMRELSYAGFSVFHDEALIPAYREKIPVCIKNTNNPQATGTFIVSEKKPSEKCVVGIASDTGFCSIYISKYLMNREIGFGRKVLSILEEEGISFEHAPSGIDDLSIIIREKHLPLEKEKQVLKRIQKVLCPDLISIHRNLAMIMIVGEGLVRTIGVAQKATSAISSANVNIEMINQGSSEVSMMFGIIADDLEKAVQSLYNAFFVN comes from the coding sequence GTGAAAGTTGCAAAATTTGGAGGGAGCTCTGTAGCTAGTGCCGAACAAATAAAGAAAGTTGCCAACATTATAAAGAAGGACCTCCAAAAAAAATTTATTGTCGTTTCTGCTCCAGGTAAACAACATAAATCAGACCAAAAAATGACGGACATGTTCATTCAATTATGGAAAGCAAGCCAACAGGAAACTTCTTTAGAGCCATATATTGATCCAATCATTAAAAGATTTACTGAAATTGTAGAACAGTTAGGCTTGTCTTTCATTATTGTGGGGGAAATTAAAGAGTCCATTAATAAGCTATTACATATGGAGGAAGCACCCATTAGCAAATTAGATGCTTTAAAAGCAATTGGTGAGGATAGTTCAGCTAAAATTCTTAGCGCTTATCTTACTTCAATTGGTTTAGAAGCACGTTACGTAAACCCTCGCGAAGCTGGTATAATGGTCAGTGATGAACCAGGTAATGGAAAAATATTGCCAGAAAGTTTTGAGATGATATATAATTTACGCTCTACAAAAGGTATTTCAGTTATTCCTGGTTTTTTTGGATATACAAATGCTGGAAAATTAATTACATTTTCACGTGGTGGTTCTGATATTACCGGATCCATTATAGCCGCTGGAGTTAAAGCGGATCTATATGAAAATTATACAGACGTTGACTCTGTTTACGCAGTTAATCCTTCCATCGTAGACAACCCTAAAAAAATAACAACACTTACGTATAAAGAGATGCGTGAATTGTCTTATGCAGGATTTTCCGTGTTTCATGATGAAGCATTAATTCCTGCATATCGTGAAAAAATACCAGTATGCATTAAAAATACAAATAATCCGCAAGCAACTGGCACATTCATTGTTTCTGAGAAAAAACCAAGCGAAAAATGTGTTGTTGGCATTGCCAGTGACACTGGTTTTTGTAGTATCTATATTAGTAAATACTTGATGAACAGAGAAATTGGTTTTGGACGTAAAGTGCTCTCTATTTTAGAAGAGGAAGGTATTTCCTTTGAACATGCTCCTTCAGGTATTGATGATTTATCAATTATTATTCGGGAAAAACATTTACCCCTAGAAAAAGAAAAGCAAGTTTTAAAACGTATTCAAAAGGTGTTATGCCCTGATTTAATCTCTATTCATCGTAATCTCGCTATGATTATGATTGTGGGAGAAGGACTTGTGCGTACAATTGGCGTCGCTCAAAAAGCAACGTCCGCCATTTCTAGTGCGAATGTAAATATTGAAATGATTAATCAGGGGTCATCAGAAGTTTCTATGATGTTTGGCATTATAGCTGACGATCTAGAAAAAGCTGTTCAATCATTATACAATGCTTTTTTTGTCAATTAA